A single region of the Malus sylvestris chromosome 8, drMalSylv7.2, whole genome shotgun sequence genome encodes:
- the LOC126632915 gene encoding vesicle-associated membrane protein 711 — translation MAILYALVARGSVVLAEFSGTSTNASTISRQILEKIPGDSDTHVSYSQDRYIFHVKRTDGLTVLCMADETAARRMPFAFLEDIHQRFVRTYGRAVHSAQAYGMNDEFSRVLSQQMEYYSNDPNADRINRLKGEMSQVRNVMIENIDKVLERGDRLELLVDKTANMQGNTFRFRKQARRFRSTVWWRNVKLTVALIFLVLIVIYVVLAFVCHGLALPSCLK, via the exons ATGGCGATACTGTACGCGCTGGTAGCACGAGGATCGGTGGTGCTGGCGGAGTTCAGCGGCACGTCGACGAACGCGAGCACAATCTCCAGGCAAATTCTCGAAAAAATCCCCGGAGACAGCGACACCCACGTCTCCTACTCTCAAGATCGCTACATCTTCCACGTCAAGCGCACCGATGGCCTCACCGTCCTCTGTATGGCCGACGAGACCGCCGCCC GGAGAATGCCATTCGCTTTTCTTGAAGACATTCATCAGAGGTTCGTGAGGACCTACGGCCGCGCTGTTCATTCGGCTCAGGCTTACGGCATGAACGATGagttttctagggttttgagCCAGCAGATGGAGTATTACTCCAATGATCCTAATGCCGATAGGATCAATCGACTCAAAGGCGAAATGAGCCAG GTGCGAAATGTTATGATTGAGAACATTGACAAAGTTTTGGAAAGAGGGGATCGCTTGGAGTTGCTGGTTGATAAAACTGCTAATATGCAAGGCAATACCTTCCGGTTCAGAAAGCAAGCTCGCCGTTTCAGAAGCACTGTGTGGTGGAGAAATGTTAAGCTCAC GGTTGCATTGATATTCCTTGTGCTAATAGTAATTTATGTTGTGCTGGCTTTCGTTTGCCATGGCCTCGCACTACCCTCCTGCTTGAAGTAG
- the LOC126632914 gene encoding protein FAR1-RELATED SEQUENCE 6-like gives MWVPVYVKDTFFAGMIPIRENESLTPFFDGYVHTHMSFKEFVDKYDLALHRKRIKEVAADVESRSSIVELKSRCNFEEQLRKVYTKEIFQLEVEGMHSCFNTRQVNVNGPMLTYIVKERVEVEGNEKEVRCNEVLYETTQVDIRCICSLFNYKRYLCRHTLNVLNYNGVKEVPSRYILPRWSKDFKSRYLLHHGSSNINMYNPVYWYNHLYKLALPVAEEGAQSEEHYKTTLHKHWWSY, from the coding sequence ATGTGGGTTCCAGTGTACGTAAAAGACACATTTTTCGCAGGAATGATCCCTATCCGAGAAAACGAGAGCTTGACTCCATTTTTTGATGGTTATGTACATACGCATATGTCGTTTAAGGAATTTGTTGATAAGTACGATCTAGCGCTACATAGGAAGCGCATCAAAGAGGTGGCGGCAGATGTGGAGTCGAGAAGTTCAATCGTTGAACTAAAATCGAGATGTAATTTCGAAGAACAGCTACGGAAGGTATATACGAAGGAAATTTTCCAGTTGGAGGTTGAGGGCATGCACTCCTGTTTCAACACAAGGCAGGTGAATGTGAACGGGCCTATGCTAACCTACATAGTCAAGGAACGGGTTGAAGTTGAAGGAAACGAGAAGGAAGTCAGATGCAATGAGGTTTTGTATGAAACAACACAGGTCGATATCCGATGCATCTGCAGTTTGTTCAACTACAAACGTTATCTATGCAGGCATACGTTGAACGTTCTTAATTATAACGGCGTGAAAGAAGTCCCATCGCGCTACATTCTGCCGCGTTGGAGTAAAGATTTCAAGTCCAGGTATCTTCTCCATCACGGCTCCAGTAATATCAATATGTATAACCCAGTGTACTGGTATAATCATCTCTATAAACTTGCCCTTCCCGTTGCGGAAGAAGGGGCACAATCGGAAGAACATTATAAGACTACCTTACACAAGCATTGGTGGAGTTATTAA